The following proteins are encoded in a genomic region of Coffea eugenioides isolate CCC68of chromosome 6, Ceug_1.0, whole genome shotgun sequence:
- the LOC113774624 gene encoding uncharacterized protein LOC113774624: protein MGDGMNLDLNLGPIDHSSENTEPRSGSFPDETMNLEDWLGDGPLNRAIEPFRQRRRWRSVWRQLQVPLETRDIAMELIGGSGLQAGEGSVAAEDAPVDVVKTCENNNVFLEDEALGKKDDDEKGNGEAGSFFDCNVCLDLAKDPVVTCCGHLFCWPCLYRWLHVHSDAKECPVCKGEVTMKTVTPIYGRGKNARQLEDDSNLKIPLRPQARRVESFRQSLQRTAFTVPMEEMIRRLTSRYDLYQVHSHNADASRDSPERSHSLLNRILTSRGMRREQNNVISPDDVVDFTQSSPTNSEVGEAGRISSLLLRRSHPNQAAISHLTSTLSSTERLVESYFRNNPVDRTQEQTLPVDDRDSISSIAAVIQSESQTVDTAVEIDSTVSLSTSSSRRRNDASRISDVDSGDSRPHRRRRLG from the coding sequence ATGGGAGACGGGATGAATCTTGACCTCAATTTGGGGCCTATTGATCATTCTAGCGAAAATACTGAGCCCAGGTCGGGATCGTTTCCTGACGAGACCATGAATTTGGAGGACTGGTTAGGTGATGGTCCTCTTAATAGGGCTATAGAACCATTTAGGCAGAGAAGACGGTGGCGGTCGGTTTGGAGACAACTACAAGTGCCACTTGAAACAAGGGACATTGCTATGGAGCTAATTGGTGGGAGTGGATTACAAGCTGGTGAGGGTAGTGTTGCAGCAGAGGATGCACCGGTGGATGTGGTTAAAACGTGTGAGAACAATAATGTGTTCTTGGAAGATGAGGCTTTGGGAAAGAAGGATGATGATGAAAAGGGCAATGGCGAAGCAGGAAGCTTTTTTGATTGCAATGTATGCTTGGACCTGGCCAAGGACCCTGTTGTGACTTGTTGCGGTCACTTGTTTTGTTGGCCTTGCCTCTATAGGTGGTTACATGTTCACTCAGATGCCAAGGAGTGTCCAGTTTGTAAAGGGGAAGTGACCATGAAAACTGTTACCCCAATCTATGGCCGGGGAAAGAATGCCCGACAGTTAGAGGATGATTCAAATCTGAAAATCCCCCTGAGGCCCCAAGCACGACGTGTTGAGAGCTTCAGACAATCTCTACAGAGGACTGCTTTTACTGTTCCTATGGAGGAAATGATTCGGCGTCTTACCAGTAGGTATGATTTGTATCAGGTTCATTCCCACAATGCTGATGCTTCACGGGACTCACCTGAAAGAAGCCATTCGCTGCTCAACAGGATCCTGACATCAAGAGGAATGCGCAGAGAGCAGAATAATGTAATATCACCAGATGATGTAGTTGACTTTACACAGAGCAGTCCTACCAATTCAGAGGTGGGGGAAGCCGGACGAATTTCGTCACTCTTGCTTCGTAGATCACATCCAAATCAAGCTGCTATCTCTCATCTGACATCCACCTTGAGTTCTACAGAAAGGTTAGTTGAATCCTACTTCCGTAACAATCCCGTTGATAGGACTCAGGAGCAAACTTTGCCAGTGGATGATAGAGATTCTATCTCAAGCATCGCTGCTGTCATACAGTCGGAGAGTCAGACAGTAGATACTGCAGTTGAAATAGATTCCACAGTTTCACTCTCCACTTCATCTTCCAGAAGAAGGAATGATGCTTCAAGAATTTCAGACGTGGACAGTGGAGATTCACGTCCCCATAGGAGGAGAAGATTGGGTTGA